A window of the Falco biarmicus isolate bFalBia1 chromosome 10, bFalBia1.pri, whole genome shotgun sequence genome harbors these coding sequences:
- the CHST14 gene encoding carbohydrate sulfotransferase 14, which translates to MFPRPPFPGEVRRAAAAGRSRARLRGAGGGTVLLPSMLMFGVILASSGLLLMIEKGILAEVKPPPLHPAAGELSRRGGAGEAPGDLDYEVLRDIRNRTIRAVCGQRAMPRSVWELPAGQRRTVLRHLLVSDKYRFLYCYVPKVACSNWKRILKVLDGALESVDVKLKMDHKSDLVFLGDMKPDEISYRLKNYYKFIFVRNPMERLLSAYRNKFGEIKEYQQKYGVEIVRRYRKNGGNSAGDDVTFSEFLRYLLDEEAERMNEHWMPIYNLCQPCAVRYDFIGSYERLNADANYVLEQVQSPSFVRFPERQSWYKPVTAETLHYYLCNTQRRLIKELLPKYILDFSLFAYPLPNITSEFCRQ; encoded by the coding sequence ATGttcccccggccgcccttcccCGGGGAGGTGAggcgggcggccgccgcgggcCGCAGCCGGGCCCGCCTGCGGGGCGCTGGCGGCGGCACCGTGCTGCTGCCCTCCATGCTGATGTTCGGCGTGATCCTGGCCTCCAGCGGGCTGCTGCTCATGATCGAGAAGGGCATCCTGGCCGAGGTGAAGCCCCCGCCGCTGCACCCGGCGGCCGGGGAGCTgtcccggcggggcggcgcgggggagGCTCCCGGCGACCTGGACTACGAGGTGCTGCGGGACATCCGTAACCGCACCATCCGGGCCGTCTGCGGGCAGCGGGCCATGCCCCGCAGCGTCTGGGAGCTGCCGGCCGGCCAGCGGCGCACGGTCCTGCGCCACCTCCTCGTCAGCGACAAGTACCGCTTCTTGTACTGCTATGTGCCCAAGGTGGCCTGCTCCAACTGGAAGCGCATCCTGAAGGTGCTGGACGGGGCGCTGGAGAGCGTTGACGTCAAGCTGAAGATGGACCACAAGAGTGATCTGGTGTTCCTGGGGGACATGAAGCCGGACGAGATCAGCTACCGCCTGAAGAACTACTACAAGTTCATCTTTGTGCGAAACCCCATGGAGAGGCTGCTGTCGGCCTACAGGAATAAATTCGGGGAGATCAAGGAGTACCAGCAGAAGTACGGGGTGGAGATTGTCAGGCGGTATCGGAAGAATGGGGGGAATTCAGCGGGCGATGACGTGACCTTCTCCGAGTTTCTCCGGTACCTCCTGGACGAGGAGGCGGAGAGGATGAACGAGCACTGGATGCCCATCTACAACCTGTGCCAGCCCTGCGCCGTGAGATACGACTTCATTGGCTCCTACGAGCGGCTGAACGCCGATGCCAACTACGTCCTCGAGCAAGTCCAGTCGCCATCCTTCGTCCGCTTCCCTGAGCGGCAGTCCTGGTACAAGCCTGTGACAGCAGAAACGCTCCATTACTACCTGTGCAACACCCAGCGCCGACTGATAAAAGAGCTGTTACCAAAATATATCCTGGATTTCTCCCTCTTTGCCTATCCCCTTCCCAACATAACCAGCGAATTCTGCAGGCAATGA